A single Henriciella sp. AS95 DNA region contains:
- a CDS encoding copper-translocating P-type ATPase, with translation MTNDTSHAHSGHACHHNDQAAPEKPDDAYDKVPIGYAGTVWTCPMHPQVRETANTGCPICGMALEPETVTAEQDTSELDDMTRRFWVALVFSAPLLAFVMGEMIPGSPLRHWIDPTWSVWLQALIATPVVVWAGWPFFERGWQSVKRRNLNMFTLIAMGVGVAYIYSLVATFAPGIFPDSFRGHGGAVAVYYEAAAVIVTLVLLGQVLELRARNATSGAIRALLELAPATARRIADDGSEQDVDLADVKSGDKLRVRPGEKIPVDGEVVDGHGSVDESMVTGEPLPVEKATGARVTGGTVNGTGSLVMKATHVGEDTLLSQIVRMVAAAQRSRAPIQRLADLVAAWFVPAVIGIAILTFVVWAVFGPDPAMAFAIVNAVAVLIIACPCALGLATPMSIMVGTGKGASNGILIKNAEALETLEKVDTIVVDKTGTLTLGRPELVRVQPGEGFDEASLLSLVAAVERLSEHPLADAIVRGAKGKGAPHKDAHGFESVTGEGAQASVDGQTVAIGNRKMMQRIGGWSDDLGTRADQYRTEGQTVMFAAVDGKPAGLVSVADPIKETTPEAIRRLHAEGLKIVMLTGDNETTARAVADKVGIDEVHADVSPEDKHRIVSELQKNGARVAMCGDGINDAPALAQADVGIAMGTGTDVAMESAGVTLVKGDLIGVAKARELSHATMRNIRQNLFFAFFYNTLGVPVAAGILYPFFGLLLSPMIAAAAMSFSSVSVIGNALRLRTLKL, from the coding sequence ATGACCAACGACACTTCTCACGCCCATTCCGGACATGCGTGCCATCACAACGATCAGGCCGCTCCAGAGAAGCCCGATGATGCCTATGACAAGGTTCCGATCGGCTATGCCGGCACCGTCTGGACCTGTCCCATGCATCCGCAGGTACGCGAAACTGCCAATACAGGCTGCCCGATCTGCGGCATGGCGCTCGAACCGGAAACGGTGACGGCCGAGCAGGATACCAGCGAACTGGATGACATGACGCGGCGCTTCTGGGTCGCCCTTGTCTTCTCGGCGCCACTGCTCGCCTTTGTCATGGGCGAAATGATTCCCGGCAGCCCGCTCAGGCACTGGATTGATCCGACATGGAGTGTCTGGCTTCAGGCCCTGATCGCGACTCCCGTTGTCGTTTGGGCCGGCTGGCCTTTCTTCGAGCGCGGCTGGCAATCCGTGAAGCGACGCAACCTCAACATGTTCACCCTGATCGCGATGGGCGTCGGCGTGGCCTATATTTATTCCCTGGTCGCAACATTCGCGCCCGGCATATTTCCCGATTCATTCCGTGGGCATGGCGGCGCGGTAGCAGTCTACTACGAGGCGGCCGCCGTCATCGTTACGCTGGTTTTACTTGGCCAGGTGCTCGAACTGCGCGCGCGCAACGCCACCTCAGGAGCCATTCGTGCACTGCTGGAGCTTGCCCCTGCTACTGCGCGCAGGATTGCTGACGATGGCAGCGAACAGGATGTCGATCTCGCGGATGTAAAGTCTGGCGACAAGCTGCGGGTCCGGCCAGGTGAGAAGATCCCGGTCGATGGCGAGGTCGTCGACGGCCATGGGTCGGTTGACGAGTCCATGGTCACCGGCGAACCCCTGCCCGTCGAAAAAGCCACTGGCGCCCGTGTGACCGGCGGCACGGTCAACGGAACCGGGTCGCTCGTTATGAAGGCGACACATGTGGGCGAAGACACGCTCTTGTCCCAGATTGTCCGAATGGTTGCCGCCGCTCAGCGGTCCCGAGCTCCAATCCAGCGGCTCGCTGATCTCGTCGCTGCCTGGTTCGTTCCGGCTGTTATTGGAATTGCGATCCTGACCTTTGTCGTGTGGGCCGTGTTCGGACCCGACCCGGCGATGGCTTTTGCGATCGTGAATGCCGTTGCCGTCCTGATCATCGCATGTCCCTGTGCGTTAGGTCTGGCAACCCCAATGTCGATCATGGTCGGCACGGGCAAGGGCGCGTCCAACGGCATCCTGATCAAGAATGCTGAAGCGTTGGAGACGCTTGAGAAGGTCGATACGATCGTGGTCGATAAGACCGGGACGTTGACGCTCGGACGTCCCGAACTGGTACGCGTCCAGCCAGGCGAAGGCTTCGACGAAGCCTCGTTGCTTAGTCTCGTAGCCGCGGTGGAACGTTTGAGCGAGCACCCACTTGCCGACGCGATCGTGCGTGGCGCAAAAGGCAAGGGCGCGCCTCACAAGGATGCGCACGGATTTGAATCCGTCACTGGCGAAGGTGCGCAGGCAAGCGTCGACGGCCAAACCGTCGCCATCGGCAACAGAAAGATGATGCAGCGGATCGGGGGCTGGTCTGACGACCTCGGGACACGCGCTGACCAGTACCGCACCGAAGGCCAGACGGTTATGTTCGCCGCCGTCGACGGAAAACCGGCAGGCCTTGTCTCTGTGGCGGACCCGATCAAGGAGACGACACCGGAAGCCATCAGACGTCTTCATGCCGAAGGGTTGAAGATTGTGATGTTGACAGGTGACAATGAGACGACAGCACGCGCGGTCGCCGACAAGGTCGGCATCGATGAGGTTCACGCCGACGTCTCGCCTGAAGACAAGCATCGGATCGTGTCCGAACTCCAGAAGAACGGTGCCCGCGTGGCCATGTGCGGTGACGGCATAAATGATGCGCCCGCGCTCGCTCAGGCGGATGTCGGAATCGCCATGGGAACCGGAACCGATGTGGCCATGGAGAGTGCCGGTGTAACGCTTGTGAAAGGCGATCTGATCGGGGTCGCAAAGGCCCGGGAGCTCAGCCACGCCACGATGCGCAACATCCGCCAGAACCTGTTCTTCGCGTTCTTCTACAATACGCTTGGCGTGCCGGTTGCCGCTGGCATTCTGTATCCCTTCTTCGGCTTGTTACTGAGCCCGATGATCGCGGCGGCCGCCATGAGTTTCAGCTCCGTATCTGTTATCGGCAACGCCTTGCGGCTGAG
- a CDS encoding DUF2231 domain-containing protein, with amino-acid sequence MGGFIEPNIHPVLVHFTYALGTSAALAYVAGLLVPAGRWRDSLRPAADWMLALAALAVLATIAAGFQAYYSVAHDAPSHEAMTTHRNWAVPTGLALLALAGWRWLRRASSPGPVFAISALVVAGLLTVTAWWGGTIVYKYGLGVQTLPEASGPGHDHDHGGGAGHGDQGTVNSTDDHQDAHGAPPSDTMDGSSASGDGHDHDHTDGAADREMSGTVPAGHDNSDGHHDTKPVSTDEQAILDIMAAIETGWETGDGELFRQNFLDWSGARYFESGGENTGLLDLVENHVEPEKDTIPDLELDFSNIDVQFEGSDFAWAVADTAISGTFSSNGERLERIGKQTVLFRKVAGTWQVIHTHSSSRAPR; translated from the coding sequence ATGGGCGGTTTCATAGAACCCAATATTCACCCCGTGCTGGTGCATTTTACCTATGCCCTCGGCACATCTGCAGCCCTGGCATATGTGGCTGGCCTCCTCGTACCTGCAGGCCGCTGGCGCGACAGCCTTCGACCGGCCGCCGACTGGATGCTGGCATTGGCTGCCTTGGCGGTTCTGGCCACCATCGCGGCCGGGTTTCAGGCCTATTACAGCGTTGCTCACGATGCGCCGTCCCATGAAGCGATGACAACCCATCGCAACTGGGCTGTTCCCACGGGCCTCGCCTTACTGGCCCTCGCCGGTTGGCGCTGGCTGAGAAGGGCCTCGTCGCCCGGCCCGGTATTTGCGATCAGTGCCCTGGTGGTGGCAGGTCTTTTGACGGTTACAGCGTGGTGGGGAGGCACAATTGTCTACAAGTACGGACTTGGCGTGCAGACCCTTCCTGAAGCCAGCGGGCCAGGCCACGATCATGATCATGGCGGCGGAGCCGGTCATGGCGACCAAGGCACCGTAAATTCAACAGACGATCATCAAGACGCTCACGGAGCGCCTCCATCCGACACGATGGATGGATCATCGGCGAGCGGCGATGGACATGATCACGACCATACCGACGGTGCAGCTGATCGAGAAATGTCAGGCACGGTCCCCGCCGGACACGACAACTCCGACGGCCATCACGACACCAAACCGGTCTCGACTGATGAACAGGCGATCCTGGATATCATGGCCGCGATCGAAACCGGTTGGGAGACCGGCGATGGCGAACTGTTCCGACAGAACTTTCTCGACTGGTCAGGCGCCCGGTACTTTGAGTCAGGCGGCGAGAATACTGGCCTGCTCGACCTTGTCGAAAATCATGTCGAGCCCGAAAAAGATACCATTCCGGATCTCGAACTCGACTTCTCGAATATAGACGTGCAATTCGAGGGAAGTGACTTTGCATGGGCTGTCGCGGACACAGCGATCAGTGGAACGTTCAGCTCCAATGGCGAACGCCTGGAGCGTATCGGGAAACAAACGGTGCTGTTCCGCAAGGTCGCCGGCACCTGGCAGGTCATTCACACGCACTCGTCCTCCCGTGCGCCGCGATAA